DNA sequence from the Methylomonas albis genome:
CCTAGCGAAGAACGTTTACAGGAGCTAGGCGTATCAAGCTGGCCGATCTGGGAAAAAGAAATTTCCACGTTCACCATCGATTTCGACGAAACTGAAACCGCTTATGTGTTGGAAGGCGAAATCATCGTCACCCCTGTCGGCGGCGAGCCAGTGCGGATTTTGCCAGGCGACTTGGTGATGTTTCACGAAGGCCTGGATAGCCATTGGGAAGTGGTTAAGCCCTTGCGTAAACACTACCACTACGATTGATTGCTGTTATATCGGCCGACAATCTGCAAAAAGGCATCTTCAGGGTGCCTTTTTTAGTTGTACCGGTAGACTCCGCTGACCGGCATGAGGCCGGAACCCACTTATTAATACCCGCATGGCTATGAACCAGGATCAGGATTACGCCGCATTAAAGCCAACTTCGCGCTGGCGCTGGGCTGCAGTACTCACCGTAATTGCCGCAACCGGCGGCTATTATTTCCTCCACGCCGACCCACACAAGCAAGAAAATCCGGATGCCCGCCACAGCGAGATTGAAAACGCCCCGATCAGTGTGGCGGTTGCGCTAACCAGGCAAGGCGACCTGCCGATTTATCTGAATGGTCTCGGTAGCGTTACCCCGCTACACACCGTCATGGTGCGTTCGCGTGTCGATGGCGAATTGATCCGGGTGGCTTTTAGCGAGGGCCAAGCGGTACGCCAAGGCGAACTGCTCGCCGAAATCGACCCGCGTCCCTATCAA
Encoded proteins:
- a CDS encoding cupin domain-containing protein, with amino-acid sequence MSQITVEHNPSEERLQELGVSSWPIWEKEISTFTIDFDETETAYVLEGEIIVTPVGGEPVRILPGDLVMFHEGLDSHWEVVKPLRKHYHYD